From Mannheimia pernigra, one genomic window encodes:
- a CDS encoding site-specific integrase yields the protein MSKNKFPRKSRDGYEFYEHENSWHISKDIIINFSQIVLDIDKKTLNGFKKTLAIYAEKYSSYHTINMYKRFKELVIDTNLKVIDVPAILNWKAILGKKNEWYLGALKGFLLSWYEYGYDGIDKSVVSLLESFTLSGNDKGISVLTRCPYTGAFTQNEILALMFELSRLWKEDLISFETYAYIHLLQATARRPIQIRHLKFEDLRKEISEGTWNYYLYIPSAKKRGALFRESFKKLAITEDLYLILLNFIEQQYNKLLKIIDEKFIVNHKMKLPMFIDWKCLLGNIENKKFDLSLLDKDIFHYSSSELEFRVLRKFCILQKAISERTGEIIHVSARRFRYTRGTNLGRKGVGAHIIAELLDHSDTQNVKVYTENTADTVQYIDRTIGKDMGKLAQAFAGKIIENLYESERGHDPQSFITNNGSDTIGACGTNKFCISSYENCYLCPKFRPLLNGPHQEILDKLYKEKEERFKKTKNIDYASSKDRIILAVEYVVQACNEMKRVRGKH from the coding sequence ATGAGTAAAAATAAATTTCCAAGAAAATCAAGAGATGGATATGAATTTTATGAGCATGAAAATTCCTGGCATATCAGTAAAGACATTATAATTAACTTTTCTCAAATTGTATTAGATATAGATAAGAAAACACTAAATGGTTTTAAGAAAACATTGGCTATATATGCTGAAAAATACTCTAGTTATCATACCATTAATATGTATAAGAGATTTAAAGAGCTAGTAATAGATACTAATTTAAAAGTAATTGATGTCCCAGCGATATTAAATTGGAAAGCTATCTTAGGAAAAAAGAATGAATGGTATTTAGGCGCATTAAAAGGATTTTTACTCTCTTGGTATGAATATGGATATGATGGGATTGATAAATCTGTAGTCTCCTTACTTGAAAGTTTTACCTTAAGTGGAAATGATAAAGGAATATCAGTATTAACAAGGTGCCCTTACACTGGCGCATTTACTCAAAATGAAATTTTAGCTTTAATGTTTGAGCTGTCTAGGCTCTGGAAAGAAGATCTTATTTCATTTGAAACATATGCCTATATTCATTTATTACAAGCTACTGCAAGACGACCAATACAAATACGTCATTTGAAATTTGAAGATCTAAGAAAGGAAATATCAGAAGGTACTTGGAATTATTATCTATATATACCTAGTGCTAAAAAAAGAGGTGCTCTATTTAGAGAGAGTTTTAAAAAACTGGCTATAACAGAGGATTTATACCTAATTTTGTTGAATTTTATAGAGCAACAATATAATAAATTACTAAAAATTATAGATGAGAAATTTATTGTTAATCACAAAATGAAATTACCCATGTTCATAGATTGGAAATGTCTATTAGGAAATATAGAAAATAAGAAGTTTGATTTATCTTTATTAGATAAAGATATTTTCCATTATTCCTCTTCCGAATTAGAATTTCGTGTATTGCGTAAATTCTGTATCCTACAAAAAGCTATTTCAGAGCGAACTGGTGAAATTATTCATGTTAGTGCTAGAAGGTTTCGTTATACCCGAGGAACAAATTTGGGACGAAAAGGTGTCGGTGCTCATATCATTGCAGAACTTTTAGACCATTCTGATACACAAAATGTCAAAGTTTATACTGAAAATACAGCAGATACCGTTCAATACATCGATCGTACTATAGGGAAAGATATGGGAAAGTTAGCCCAAGCGTTCGCAGGAAAAATTATAGAGAATTTATATGAGAGTGAAAGAGGACATGACCCTCAATCATTTATAACCAATAATGGTTCAGATACAATTGGAGCATGTGGTACAAATAAATTTTGTATAAGTAGCTATGAGAATTGCTATTTATGCCCGAAATTTAGACCATTACTTAATGGCCCACATCAAGAAATTTTAGATAAACTCTATAAGGAGAAGGAAGAGCGCTTTAAAAAAACTAAGAATATAGATTATGCTTCTTCTAAAGATCGTATTATTTTGGCTGTCGAATATGTAGTTCAAGCTTGTAATGAGATGAAAAGAGTTAGGGGGAAACATTAA
- a CDS encoding site-specific integrase — protein sequence MHRLETILFTNGERFPLLVNKKTELPDFYSTLWVTLELRYSAVNTIRNKLVTLQWLMEWENNNHLIISDLVKNEKLLTESELESLFRHMQINAAKQKKTNYVKKRFVTKGRTQFIDSYPSVSLSHKYNRLTTLSDYILFLSKSIKISDGYRKNLMEIISLIKAHRPKNHKVPLIKLESELPDGLLDEFMSIANFSNPNNPFRDIGIRKRNHLMFILLKDLGIRRGELLSIKIDCIDIATARPSILIKRTHDDKYDTRRNQAVAKTKERRLPISNHIAQLIDDYIMNYRSKIPYANKHPYLFVTHRKGKTLGHPISTSSFDNVIVPTMKKVNQKFSIIHPHIFRHEWNLEFSRKIDKNNAELKHNISHKDFISPEKEIKMRQHLMGHTSERSAHVYNQRYIREKADKILLEIQKDFQEKVNNYE from the coding sequence ATGCATAGATTAGAAACAATCCTTTTTACGAATGGGGAACGCTTTCCTTTATTGGTTAATAAAAAAACAGAACTACCTGATTTCTATTCCACTTTGTGGGTTACTCTAGAATTACGATATTCTGCCGTAAATACAATTAGAAACAAATTAGTGACCTTACAATGGTTAATGGAGTGGGAAAATAATAACCACTTAATAATCAGTGATTTAGTTAAAAACGAAAAACTGCTGACTGAAAGTGAATTAGAATCTCTTTTTAGGCACATGCAAATAAATGCTGCTAAACAGAAAAAGACTAACTATGTAAAGAAGCGTTTTGTTACAAAGGGACGCACTCAGTTTATTGATAGCTATCCATCTGTATCGCTTAGTCATAAATATAATAGGCTAACTACTCTTTCAGACTATATTTTATTTCTATCTAAAAGCATAAAAATCTCCGACGGATACAGGAAAAATTTAATGGAAATTATCTCATTAATTAAAGCTCATAGACCTAAAAATCATAAAGTACCCTTAATAAAATTAGAGAGTGAATTACCTGATGGACTTTTGGATGAGTTTATGTCTATTGCAAATTTTTCAAATCCGAATAATCCATTTCGAGATATTGGCATTAGAAAACGAAATCACTTAATGTTTATTTTACTAAAAGATCTTGGTATTAGAAGAGGTGAGTTACTATCAATCAAAATAGATTGTATTGATATAGCAACAGCTAGACCTTCAATTCTTATTAAAAGAACACATGATGACAAATATGATACAAGGAGGAATCAGGCTGTAGCTAAGACAAAAGAGCGTAGATTACCTATTTCAAATCATATAGCTCAGCTTATAGATGATTATATTATGAATTATCGCTCTAAAATCCCTTATGCCAATAAGCATCCTTATCTATTTGTAACTCATCGTAAAGGAAAAACATTAGGCCACCCTATTAGTACAAGTTCTTTTGACAATGTTATTGTACCGACAATGAAAAAAGTAAATCAAAAATTTTCTATTATTCATCCTCATATATTTCGCCATGAATGGAATCTAGAATTTTCAAGAAAAATAGATAAAAATAATGCTGAATTAAAACATAATATTTCTCATAAAGACTTTATTTCCCCTGAAAAAGAAATCAAAATGAGGCAACACCTGATGGGACATACATCAGAAAGATCGGCACATGTTTATAACCAACGTTATATTCGCGAAAAAGCTGATAAAATTTTATTAGAGATACAGAAAGATTTCCAAGAAAAGGTCAATAATTATGAGTAA
- a CDS encoding terminase, protein MPKIQRQVTILRPTNYGKEENNYKHLYILLTDPCFDGETGKEDMILNVSCSSIKGDKALDETCILKAGIHEFITRDSFIFYRHLRIDTLADIRSNIEQGYFIQKALINDEIYHAILKGVLSSKSVAARYKRFLKNAIRQNACPDIVTQNEP, encoded by the coding sequence ATGCCTAAAATACAAAGACAGGTTACTATTCTACGCCCCACAAATTACGGTAAGGAAGAAAACAACTACAAGCACCTTTATATCTTGCTGACTGACCCCTGTTTTGATGGTGAAACCGGCAAAGAAGATATGATTTTAAATGTAAGCTGCTCTAGTATTAAGGGCGACAAAGCACTAGATGAAACTTGTATTTTAAAAGCCGGCATACACGAATTTATCACTAGAGACAGCTTTATTTTCTACCGCCATTTAAGAATTGACACCTTAGCAGATATACGTTCAAACATAGAACAAGGTTATTTCATTCAGAAAGCCTTAATCAATGATGAAATCTATCACGCTATATTGAAAGGCGTTCTATCGTCTAAATCGGTAGCAGCTAGATATAAACGCTTTCTAAAGAATGCTATCCGCCAAAATGCTTGCCCTGATATTGTGACTCAAAATGAACCTTAA
- a CDS encoding Panacea domain-containing protein gives MFDELKVAQATAYLLNKAGGTMEHIKVMKLLYLADRLSWQRYSYSISNDEYYSLPYGPVLSNTLNLMRGEEASLYQKGSIWGDWIADKEDHKISLKKAVDTTDEYFFDCLSESDTEILDEVFATFGSYKPFALVEYTHNPKYIPEWEDPQGRSKPIYLKTLLANLGKTESEIESILEQQEEQMAVDKLLNGSNNA, from the coding sequence ATGTTTGATGAATTAAAAGTAGCACAGGCAACGGCTTATTTATTAAATAAGGCTGGCGGCACAATGGAGCATATTAAGGTAATGAAATTGCTTTATCTTGCTGACCGCCTCTCTTGGCAAAGATATAGCTACTCTATTTCTAACGATGAATATTACTCTTTGCCGTATGGACCGGTATTAAGCAACACGCTAAACCTAATGCGAGGCGAAGAAGCGAGCCTTTACCAAAAAGGCAGCATTTGGGGTGATTGGATAGCCGATAAAGAAGATCATAAAATCAGCCTAAAAAAAGCCGTAGATACTACAGATGAATACTTTTTTGATTGCCTATCAGAAAGTGACACCGAAATTTTAGATGAAGTCTTTGCGACTTTCGGAAGCTATAAGCCTTTCGCCCTAGTAGAATATACGCATAATCCGAAATATATCCCCGAATGGGAAGATCCGCAGGGAAGAAGCAAGCCTATTTATTTAAAAACACTACTTGCTAATTTAGGTAAAACAGAAAGCGAAATCGAAAGCATATTAGAACAGCAAGAAGAACAAATGGCAGTGGATAAACTCTTGAATGGTTCAAATAATGCCTAA
- a CDS encoding helix-turn-helix domain-containing protein, translating to MSFYNDLMEGLTAMKEHLEGKRTLRTETLSRPEPLQISADEVKAIRARLNLSQAVFAQRLRTSVKTYQGWEQGKSTPNPQATILLRLVEQSPQVFEQIARL from the coding sequence ATGAGCTTTTACAATGACTTAATGGAGGGCTTAACAGCAATGAAAGAACACCTCGAGGGCAAACGAACATTACGCACTGAAACGCTATCACGCCCTGAGCCATTACAGATTTCAGCCGATGAGGTAAAAGCTATTAGAGCAAGATTAAACCTCTCTCAAGCGGTATTTGCTCAACGTTTACGAACAAGCGTAAAAACCTATCAAGGGTGGGAGCAAGGGAAAAGTACCCCAAACCCACAGGCAACTATCCTTTTGCGATTAGTGGAACAATCTCCACAGGTATTTGAACAAATTGCCCGACTTTAA
- a CDS encoding addiction module antidote protein, with amino-acid sequence MEAVQINEEMADKHGLRPFDVAEFLTDEETIQAYLAEVLKEGDQDEFLEALNDIARARGMAELAKQTGLGRESLYKTLAKGSKPRFDTIQKILGAFNLVLIPQVKNI; translated from the coding sequence ATGGAAGCAGTACAAATTAACGAAGAAATGGCAGATAAACACGGCTTACGCCCTTTTGATGTAGCGGAATTTCTAACTGACGAGGAAACTATACAAGCCTATTTAGCCGAAGTGTTGAAAGAGGGAGACCAAGACGAATTTCTAGAAGCCTTAAACGATATAGCAAGGGCTAGAGGAATGGCGGAACTTGCGAAGCAAACAGGGCTAGGAAGAGAGAGCCTATATAAAACCCTAGCCAAAGGTAGCAAGCCACGATTTGACACCATTCAAAAGATTTTAGGGGCTTTCAATTTAGTGCTTATTCCACAGGTTAAAAACATTTAA